The following proteins are co-located in the Bacteroidales bacterium genome:
- the neuC gene encoding UDP-N-acetylglucosamine 2-epimerase (hydrolyzing), protein MKKIAVLTSSRADYGIYLPLLRKLKNDSFFELKLIVFGTHFSHRHGYTITQIIKDGFDSIYPIESVILGDSQNAISTSLALTCLKFADFWRDHQDDFDVVFCLGDRYEMFAAVISAIPYNIQFAHLHGGETTLGAIDNVFRHSISLASKFHFVSCTEHGKRVSELIRSDSNIFNVGSLSLDNLTNSSFLTKEKFSKKFGLDLKNATILVTMHPETYYPERNSAFVDELADVLLDLVDYQVLITLPNADTNNDTIRNRFLRLPNESDNRIRCFENLGSQAYFSAMKYCAFLLGNTSSGIIEAASLGKWVINLGKRQDGRVQSQNILNVPFKKSKILKAIKTIESNTEYQGDNVYYKKDVSSLICSILKMS, encoded by the coding sequence ATGAAAAAAATTGCAGTTTTAACAAGTTCCCGTGCCGATTATGGAATTTACTTGCCATTATTAAGAAAATTGAAGAATGATTCCTTTTTTGAATTAAAGTTAATTGTGTTTGGAACTCATTTCTCACATCGACATGGATATACCATAACACAGATAATTAAAGATGGGTTTGATTCAATATACCCTATCGAATCAGTTATTTTAGGAGATTCTCAAAATGCCATTTCTACATCTTTAGCTTTGACTTGTCTAAAATTTGCAGACTTTTGGCGAGATCATCAAGATGATTTTGATGTGGTTTTTTGTTTGGGTGATAGATACGAAATGTTTGCTGCTGTTATCTCCGCAATCCCCTATAATATTCAATTTGCTCATCTTCATGGTGGTGAAACAACTTTAGGAGCAATTGACAACGTATTCAGACATTCTATTAGCCTGGCTTCAAAATTCCATTTTGTCTCATGTACTGAGCATGGAAAGCGGGTATCTGAATTAATTCGATCGGATTCCAATATTTTTAATGTAGGTTCACTCAGCCTCGATAATCTGACAAATTCTTCTTTCTTAACAAAAGAAAAATTTAGTAAGAAATTTGGTTTGGATCTTAAAAACGCAACCATACTAGTAACAATGCATCCTGAAACCTATTATCCTGAAAGAAACTCAGCGTTTGTTGATGAATTGGCAGATGTATTACTTGACCTTGTAGACTATCAGGTTCTTATTACACTTCCTAATGCAGATACTAATAACGATACAATTAGAAACAGGTTTCTTCGGCTCCCAAATGAATCTGACAATAGGATAAGGTGCTTCGAAAACCTAGGTTCTCAAGCATATTTTTCTGCAATGAAATATTGTGCGTTTCTTCTAGGGAACACTTCAAGTGGAATTATTGAAGCTGCTTCATTAGGGAAATGGGTAATTAATCTTGGAAAACGGCAGGATGGAAGAGTGCAAAGTCAAAATATACTGAATGTTCCTTTTAAAAAATCAAAAATTTTGAAAGCAATTAAGACCATTGAATCAAATACTGAGTACCAGGGAGATAATGTTTATTATAAAAAAGATGTTTCATCATTAATATGTTCAATACTAAAAATGAGCTAA
- a CDS encoding GNAT family N-acetyltransferase yields the protein MLQIDGEKIVLREFTKTELYDEKYFLWLRDLEIITQIYHLDYFLPLDFSEVVEYVQSLWDSKSDCFFAIYYKENNKFIGTQRIGHINWRTGIADMGIMIGDEEYRGKGLSKDIMRTSMKYAFKNLSLRKLTGGTSRTNIAMQKCFEGLGFVKEGVIRSQLLIDGEYIDHILYGILKSEYKIN from the coding sequence ATGTTACAAATTGATGGTGAAAAAATAGTTTTACGTGAGTTTACAAAAACTGAGCTTTATGATGAGAAATATTTCTTATGGTTAAGAGACCTGGAAATAATTACTCAGATCTATCATTTAGATTATTTCTTGCCTCTTGACTTTTCTGAAGTAGTTGAATATGTTCAGTCTTTATGGGACTCAAAAAGTGATTGTTTCTTTGCAATTTATTACAAAGAGAATAATAAGTTCATCGGGACTCAAAGAATAGGACATATCAACTGGCGTACTGGGATTGCAGATATGGGTATCATGATTGGAGATGAAGAGTACAGGGGGAAGGGATTAAGTAAAGATATTATGCGAACTTCAATGAAGTACGCGTTTAAAAATTTAAGTTTACGTAAATTGACAGGCGGTACTAGCAGAACTAATATCGCAATGCAAAAATGCTTCGAAGGACTTGGATTTGTAAAAGAGGGAGTAATTCGTTCTCAATTATTGATTGATGGAGAATATATTGATCACATATTATATGGAATTTTGAAAAGTGAATATAAAATAAATTAA
- a CDS encoding SDR family NAD(P)-dependent oxidoreductase — translation MQFLKILVTGADGFIGSHLVESLLEKGYNVRALSQYNSFNSWGWIEDIPLNGNLEVVCGDIRDPHFCRNLVEDVDLIFHLAALIAIPFSYHAPDSYVDTNIKGTLNICQAAKERGNIRLIHTSTSEVYGTAQYVPIDEKHPKQPQSPYSATKIGADAISMSFYSAFGLPVSVARPFNTFGPRQSARAIIPTIITQIANGMKEIKLGDLSPTRDFVFVKDTCAGFIAIAESELTIGREINISSNQEISILNLLNTIKEIMKSDVEFIDDDQRHRPEKSEVFRLWGDNSLLKELTGFKLQHTIQTGLKITCDWFVNPENLKKFKPNIYNI, via the coding sequence ATGCAATTCTTAAAAATTCTTGTTACAGGAGCCGATGGATTTATAGGATCTCATCTGGTTGAAAGTCTTCTTGAAAAAGGTTATAATGTAAGAGCTCTCTCTCAATATAATTCATTCAATAGTTGGGGTTGGATTGAGGATATTCCTTTAAATGGTAATCTTGAGGTTGTCTGTGGTGACATCCGTGATCCGCATTTCTGCAGGAACCTTGTTGAAGATGTTGATTTGATTTTCCATCTGGCTGCCCTGATCGCAATTCCTTTTTCTTACCATGCCCCTGACAGTTATGTCGATACCAATATAAAGGGAACCCTTAACATTTGCCAGGCAGCCAAAGAGAGAGGCAATATCAGGTTAATTCATACTTCCACCTCCGAAGTCTATGGAACTGCTCAATATGTTCCAATAGATGAAAAACATCCGAAACAACCTCAGTCTCCCTATTCAGCAACAAAAATCGGGGCCGATGCAATATCCATGAGTTTCTATAGCGCATTCGGACTGCCAGTATCTGTTGCCCGGCCGTTTAATACTTTTGGACCCCGGCAATCAGCCCGCGCTATCATACCAACGATTATTACCCAGATTGCCAACGGGATGAAAGAGATAAAGCTTGGAGATTTAAGTCCTACACGCGATTTTGTTTTTGTGAAGGATACATGTGCAGGATTTATTGCTATAGCGGAATCAGAACTGACTATTGGCAGAGAAATTAATATCAGCTCCAACCAGGAGATCTCAATATTGAATTTATTGAACACGATAAAGGAGATTATGAAGTCAGATGTGGAATTCATTGACGATGATCAGAGACACAGGCCTGAAAAATCAGAAGTATTCAGGTTATGGGGAGATAACTCCTTGCTTAAGGAACTGACTGGCTTTAAGCTTCAGCATACAATTCAGACGGGTTTGAAAATTACATGCGATTGGTTTGTTAATCCCGAAAACCTGAAAAAATTCAAACCTAATATTTACAATATCTAG
- a CDS encoding LegC family aminotransferase produces MAKYQYIIDKIRLVYSEPGNPIPLHVPTFNGNEKKYLNECIDSTYVSSVGKFVDLFEEKVAEYTGSELAVVCVNGTNGLHIALKLVGVEQNDEVISQSLTFIATANAISYCNAEPVFIDVDKDTLGLSPAALESFLINETTMKSDGCYNKSSGKRIKACVPMHTFGHPCRIEEIAALCEKYKIGLVEDAAESIGSYYKGKHTGTFGRIGVVSFNGNKTITTGGGGMLLFNDKDLALHAKHLTTQAKVKHPWEFVHDEIGYNYRMPNINAALGLAQLEQLDFLIEKKRLLAKTYSDYFESGPVAFFREPDFCRSNYWLNVLIFDSKKERDLFLEESNEQGVMTRPVWRLMNKLSMFKNCRKDSLANSEWLEERVVNIPSSVII; encoded by the coding sequence ATGGCAAAATATCAATATATAATTGATAAAATCAGATTAGTTTATTCTGAACCCGGGAATCCCATTCCTCTTCATGTTCCAACTTTTAATGGAAATGAAAAGAAATATCTCAACGAGTGCATCGACTCCACTTATGTTTCAAGTGTAGGGAAATTTGTTGATTTGTTTGAGGAAAAAGTTGCTGAGTACACTGGATCTGAATTGGCAGTGGTATGTGTAAATGGAACCAATGGTCTTCATATTGCACTGAAGCTTGTTGGAGTTGAGCAAAACGATGAAGTGATTAGCCAGTCGCTGACTTTTATTGCTACTGCAAATGCTATAAGCTATTGTAATGCAGAGCCTGTATTCATTGACGTGGATAAAGACACATTGGGCCTAAGTCCTGCCGCACTTGAATCTTTTCTAATAAATGAAACAACGATGAAGTCCGATGGCTGTTATAATAAATCATCGGGAAAAAGAATAAAAGCATGTGTTCCAATGCATACATTCGGACATCCCTGCAGGATTGAAGAAATTGCTGCTCTATGTGAAAAATACAAAATAGGACTGGTTGAAGATGCCGCTGAAAGCATCGGAAGTTACTATAAAGGAAAGCATACCGGGACATTCGGTAGGATTGGAGTGGTGAGCTTCAACGGGAATAAAACCATAACCACAGGTGGAGGAGGTATGCTTTTATTCAATGACAAGGATCTGGCCCTGCACGCAAAGCATTTGACAACACAGGCAAAAGTAAAGCATCCATGGGAATTTGTCCATGATGAAATAGGTTATAACTACAGGATGCCAAATATTAATGCTGCACTTGGTTTAGCTCAGCTTGAACAGCTTGATTTTTTAATTGAGAAGAAAAGACTTTTAGCTAAAACATACAGTGATTATTTCGAGTCAGGTCCGGTAGCATTTTTCAGAGAACCTGATTTCTGCAGATCCAATTATTGGTTGAATGTTCTGATTTTTGATTCTAAAAAGGAAAGAGATCTGTTTCTTGAAGAATCAAATGAACAGGGAGTAATGACGCGTCCTGTCTGGCGTCTGATGAATAAGTTGAGCATGTTTAAAAACTGCCGGAAAGATTCCTTGGCTAATTCCGAATGGCTTGAAGAAAGAGTTGTTAATATTCCCAGCAGCGTTATAATTTAG
- a CDS encoding carbon-nitrogen family hydrolase has product MKVALVSLDQVWENKNANMIQCVGYIEKAAELGADMVAFPEMTLTGFSMNAGVIAEMPDRSTTIDFYICQAKDNNIAIAFGVVLFNGDKATNNLIIVDNNGTLLTSYSKIHPFSFSGENNYYLAGDQICSCEVANVGIGLAICYDLRFPEIFQVISKKSDIILLIANWPEKRISHWKILLQARAIENQCFIIGVNRIGIDGNNQSYVKSTVVFDPIGNELKPIESYLTLDLFDISQGQVAIVRKSFPVKQDRRNLFYKSLL; this is encoded by the coding sequence ATGAAAGTAGCGCTTGTTTCTCTGGATCAGGTTTGGGAAAATAAAAATGCAAATATGATTCAATGTGTTGGATACATTGAAAAAGCTGCAGAATTAGGTGCTGATATGGTTGCATTTCCTGAAATGACGTTGACAGGATTCTCTATGAACGCAGGCGTTATTGCTGAAATGCCAGATAGATCAACCACAATCGACTTTTATATTTGTCAGGCAAAAGACAATAATATTGCCATTGCCTTTGGTGTTGTTTTATTCAATGGAGATAAAGCAACCAATAATCTGATAATTGTAGATAATAATGGAACTCTTTTGACCTCTTATTCTAAAATCCATCCGTTTTCATTTTCAGGCGAGAACAACTATTATCTGGCTGGAGATCAGATATGTTCATGTGAAGTAGCAAATGTTGGAATTGGTTTAGCAATCTGTTATGATTTGCGCTTTCCTGAAATTTTCCAGGTCATTTCAAAGAAAAGCGATATTATTCTTTTGATTGCTAATTGGCCTGAGAAGAGGATTAGTCATTGGAAGATTTTATTGCAGGCCAGAGCAATTGAAAATCAATGTTTTATAATTGGAGTTAACAGGATTGGAATTGATGGGAATAATCAGTCATATGTAAAGAGCACTGTAGTTTTTGATCCAATTGGTAATGAATTAAAACCCATAGAATCATATCTGACTTTAGATTTATTTGATATTTCCCAGGGTCAGGTTGCAATAGTAAGAAAATCATTCCCTGTAAAACAAGATCGTAGAAATCTTTTTTATAAGTCACTTTTATAA
- a CDS encoding nucleotidyltransferase family protein: protein MNFKDFTIRTDTRCIDALRILDIATSNQTLFVVDQNSKLKGTLTDGDIRRGLIKGHNLESPIHLFCRKDFSFVNGKVEVSFIHKLKKDGIKVLPKLNIEGQIERVYDLVRLESILPLHAVIMAGGRGERLRPLTDKTPKSMLPLGDKPIIEHIIDRLILYGIETITISVRYLSSQITDYFGDGSTKGVRINYIEEDIPLGTVGCVSKIEKIDQENLLILNSDVFTNIDFEDFFLDFENSGADMAVASIPYSVDIPYAILDLDDNFITSFKEKPKHTYYANAGIYLIKCEKLDLVPKNTFFNATDLMDSIILNKGKLIHSPVTGYWIDIGKHDDYNKAKEIIKHLKNVR, encoded by the coding sequence ATGAATTTTAAGGATTTTACAATAAGAACAGATACAAGATGCATTGATGCATTGCGGATACTAGATATTGCCACCTCAAACCAAACATTATTTGTTGTTGACCAAAATAGTAAATTAAAGGGTACTTTAACAGACGGCGATATCCGCAGGGGGTTAATTAAAGGCCATAATCTTGAAAGTCCTATTCATTTATTTTGCAGAAAGGATTTTAGTTTCGTTAATGGAAAAGTTGAAGTTTCTTTTATCCATAAATTGAAAAAGGATGGAATAAAAGTTTTACCAAAGCTCAATATAGAAGGGCAAATTGAAAGGGTTTATGATTTGGTGCGTTTGGAATCAATTTTACCACTTCACGCAGTTATAATGGCCGGTGGAAGAGGTGAAAGATTACGCCCTTTGACTGATAAAACACCCAAATCAATGTTGCCATTAGGTGATAAACCTATTATAGAGCATATTATAGATAGGCTGATTTTGTATGGTATTGAGACAATTACAATTTCGGTTCGCTACCTGTCGAGCCAAATAACAGATTATTTTGGTGATGGCTCCACAAAAGGAGTCAGGATCAACTATATTGAAGAAGACATTCCACTCGGAACGGTTGGTTGTGTTTCGAAAATTGAAAAAATTGACCAGGAAAACTTATTGATTCTTAATTCAGATGTATTTACCAACATTGATTTTGAAGACTTCTTTCTGGATTTTGAAAACTCTGGTGCTGATATGGCTGTAGCCTCTATTCCATATTCAGTTGATATTCCATACGCCATATTGGATCTAGATGACAATTTTATTACCAGTTTTAAAGAAAAACCTAAACATACCTATTATGCAAATGCAGGTATTTATTTGATAAAATGTGAAAAGCTAGATCTTGTGCCCAAAAACACTTTTTTTAATGCGACAGATTTAATGGATTCAATTATATTAAATAAGGGAAAACTAATCCATAGTCCGGTTACTGGGTATTGGATTGATATTGGCAAACATGATGACTATAATAAAGCAAAGGAAATAATTAAACACCTTAAGAATGTTCGGTAA
- a CDS encoding glutamate-1-semialdehyde 2,1-aminomutase, producing MNYSERLNKVIPGGAHTYSRGDDQYPANAPQIFQRGEGAYLFTIEGNKYLDYGMALRAVTLGYGQKEVANAAITEIWNGNNLTRASYIELQAAELLVNLIPSVDMVKFAKNGSNVTTAAVKIARAYTGRKLVVRCIEHPFFSFDDWFIGDTPLKKGIPEEFSNLTVNFHYNDINSLALLFDKYSNQIAGVILEPATSDHPTNGFLDIVKELCHKNGALFILDEMITGFRWHLQGAQVYYNVEPDLCTFGKGMANGFSVCALAGKREFMNIGGIKEIGAERVFLTSTTHGAEMCGLGAFVKTVEYYRSNNVINHLWEYGEKLITAMNTAAKELGIQDYFMASGISCSPNYVTKDREGNSSLPFRTLFSQEMIKNGVLMPWIALSYAHGTTELDFTLEAVKNSLSIYAKALEDGVEKYLVGPSIKPVFRAFN from the coding sequence ATGAATTACAGTGAAAGGTTGAATAAGGTGATTCCTGGAGGCGCTCATACATATAGTCGTGGCGATGATCAATATCCTGCTAATGCCCCTCAAATATTTCAGCGCGGAGAAGGAGCATATCTATTCACTATTGAAGGAAATAAATATCTGGATTATGGAATGGCATTACGTGCTGTTACTTTAGGTTATGGTCAGAAAGAAGTAGCAAACGCAGCAATAACTGAAATATGGAATGGCAATAATTTAACGAGGGCTTCATATATTGAACTTCAGGCTGCAGAATTGCTGGTGAATCTCATACCCTCAGTTGATATGGTTAAATTTGCTAAAAATGGATCCAACGTAACAACAGCAGCTGTTAAGATTGCCAGAGCCTATACAGGACGGAAACTTGTTGTACGTTGCATCGAACATCCTTTTTTCTCATTTGATGATTGGTTCATAGGAGATACACCATTAAAAAAAGGAATTCCGGAAGAATTCAGTAACCTGACTGTTAACTTTCATTATAATGACATTAACTCTCTTGCATTACTGTTTGACAAATATTCTAATCAGATTGCCGGTGTAATACTTGAACCTGCAACATCAGATCATCCTACAAATGGATTCCTTGATATTGTAAAGGAACTTTGCCATAAGAATGGGGCTCTTTTTATCCTCGATGAAATGATCACAGGCTTTAGGTGGCATTTACAGGGGGCGCAGGTTTACTATAACGTTGAACCTGATCTATGTACTTTTGGAAAAGGTATGGCAAATGGATTTTCTGTTTGTGCGCTTGCGGGGAAAAGAGAATTCATGAACATTGGAGGAATAAAAGAAATTGGAGCTGAACGGGTATTCTTGACATCAACAACACACGGTGCAGAAATGTGCGGTTTAGGAGCATTTGTAAAAACAGTTGAATATTACAGATCAAATAATGTCATTAATCATCTCTGGGAATACGGTGAAAAATTGATAACCGCAATGAACACTGCTGCAAAAGAATTAGGCATTCAGGACTATTTTATGGCTTCAGGTATTTCGTGTTCTCCAAATTATGTTACCAAAGACCGGGAAGGAAATTCTTCCTTACCATTTCGTACCTTGTTTTCACAAGAAATGATAAAAAATGGCGTTCTTATGCCCTGGATTGCCTTATCCTATGCTCATGGGACCACTGAACTTGATTTTACATTAGAAGCAGTTAAGAATTCCTTGAGTATTTATGCGAAGGCATTAGAGGATGGTGTTGAAAAGTACCTTGTAGGTCCTTCTATTAAACCAGTATTCAGAGCCTTTAACTAG
- a CDS encoding acylneuraminate cytidylyltransferase family protein produces the protein MFGNKKILAIIPARGGSKGLPEKNIKLLCGKPLIGWTIEQAKGCKYIDSIFVTTDCQKIANIAGQFGLNVPFLRPPELAEDTSSSMDVVVHVLEYYRTQNVNFDYVLLLEPTSPLRKRNDLDSAVKLAIGNESADGVVSLGEVHMEHPMIVKQVDNDMKIRSYIEDVKRITQRQMADKAFFPYGVIYMIKTEVFNREKSFYTNNIIPYFIERWQNYEVDDIYDFIVIEAIMNNKMEDII, from the coding sequence ATGTTCGGTAATAAAAAGATTCTTGCGATAATCCCTGCAAGAGGAGGAAGTAAGGGTCTTCCTGAAAAAAACATAAAATTACTCTGCGGTAAACCTTTAATTGGATGGACAATAGAACAAGCAAAAGGGTGTAAATATATCGATAGTATTTTTGTAACAACTGATTGCCAGAAAATTGCAAATATAGCTGGACAATTTGGTTTAAATGTGCCATTTCTTCGACCTCCAGAACTGGCAGAAGATACTTCCTCCTCTATGGATGTTGTAGTGCATGTCTTGGAATATTATAGAACCCAAAATGTTAATTTTGATTATGTATTACTATTAGAGCCTACATCCCCCTTAAGAAAGCGAAATGATCTGGATTCAGCTGTTAAGTTGGCAATAGGAAATGAATCAGCTGATGGTGTCGTAAGTTTAGGTGAGGTTCATATGGAACACCCAATGATAGTTAAGCAGGTAGATAATGATATGAAGATTAGATCCTATATTGAGGATGTTAAAAGAATAACACAAAGGCAAATGGCAGATAAAGCATTTTTCCCTTATGGTGTTATCTACATGATAAAAACAGAAGTCTTTAATCGCGAAAAATCATTTTATACAAATAACATTATTCCATATTTCATCGAAAGGTGGCAAAATTATGAAGTAGATGATATATATGATTTTATAGTAATAGAAGCTATAATGAATAATAAAATGGAGGATATTATATGA
- a CDS encoding SDR family oxidoreductase, translating into MLKDKVVVITGGAGLLGQSFVKVVLENNGIAIIADSNKERGCEVAGNLQKHFPEKKVEFHFLDINNKQSIIELIDYLFIKYGTINALVNNAYPRNKNYGRKFEDVTYEDFCENININLGGYFLTTQQFLHFFCKQGFGNIINISSIYGVMAPRFEIYDNTLMTMPVEYAVVKSGLLHLTRYLAKYYKGKKIKVNAISLGGIKDAQPESFIIAYNSNCLDKGMLLPKDITGTLLFLLSDQSEFVNGQNIIVDDGFTL; encoded by the coding sequence ATGTTAAAAGATAAAGTTGTTGTAATAACAGGGGGAGCCGGACTTTTAGGACAGTCATTTGTAAAAGTTGTACTTGAGAATAATGGAATTGCAATAATCGCAGATTCAAACAAAGAGAGAGGGTGCGAAGTCGCAGGTAATCTTCAAAAACATTTTCCAGAAAAAAAAGTGGAATTTCACTTTCTTGACATCAATAACAAACAATCTATTATTGAATTAATCGATTATCTGTTTATAAAATATGGAACAATTAATGCTTTAGTAAACAATGCATATCCAAGAAATAAAAACTATGGAAGAAAGTTTGAAGATGTAACCTATGAAGACTTTTGCGAAAACATAAATATTAATCTTGGTGGATATTTTTTAACTACTCAACAGTTTTTGCACTTTTTTTGCAAACAAGGGTTTGGTAATATTATTAATATTTCATCTATCTATGGTGTAATGGCCCCCAGGTTTGAAATATATGATAATACGCTAATGACAATGCCAGTCGAATATGCGGTAGTCAAGTCAGGATTATTGCACTTGACAAGGTATTTGGCAAAATATTATAAGGGAAAAAAGATTAAAGTAAATGCAATATCGCTTGGTGGAATTAAAGATGCTCAACCAGAATCATTTATAATCGCGTATAATAGTAATTGTTTGGATAAGGGGATGCTTCTGCCAAAGGATATAACCGGTACTCTACTGTTTCTATTATCAGATCAATCTGAATTTGTTAATGGCCAAAATATAATTGTTGATGATGGTTTTACTTTATAA
- a CDS encoding Gfo/Idh/MocA family oxidoreductase, whose amino-acid sequence MNFLVIGLGSMGKRRVRCLQSLGYSDIVGFDNREDRRKEAQVKYNIKIIDSINGIFFSDFDAFIISTPPDQHTPYLKMAIDHSKPAFIEASVLLEEVKEINLYNKNNTFLAPSCTLRFHPMIKDITKIVKEGKYGKVTNFSYHSGQYLPDWHPWKND is encoded by the coding sequence ATGAATTTTCTGGTAATTGGCCTTGGATCTATGGGTAAAAGAAGGGTAAGATGTCTTCAGTCACTAGGCTACTCTGATATTGTTGGTTTTGACAATAGAGAGGACAGACGAAAAGAAGCTCAAGTGAAGTATAACATAAAAATTATAGATTCAATAAATGGTATTTTCTTTTCAGATTTTGATGCTTTCATTATTTCCACACCTCCAGATCAGCATACTCCATACCTTAAAATGGCTATTGATCACTCTAAACCGGCATTTATTGAAGCAAGTGTGCTTTTAGAAGAGGTCAAGGAAATCAATCTGTACAACAAAAATAATACATTTCTGGCACCATCATGCACTTTACGTTTCCATCCGATGATAAAAGACATTACCAAAATCGTGAAAGAAGGCAAATATGGAAAAGTAACAAATTTCTCATACCATTCGGGACAATATCTCCCAGATTGGCATCCTTGGAAAAACGATTGA
- a CDS encoding acetyltransferase, giving the protein MESIILIGGGGHCISCIDVLRLENKYEIAGILDTFEKGGTEMLGIKVIGTDDDIPMLAAKYRNFLITIGQIKSPEKRVKIFELVKNYNGSLPVIISPRAYVSASAIIEEGTIVMHDSLINARAQIGKNCIINTGALIEHEAIVGDNCHISTQSVINGQVIVGNNSFVGSNSVIANNISLPENIIVAAGACILKNPDEPGLYIGNPARKVLKS; this is encoded by the coding sequence ATGGAATCAATCATTCTGATAGGAGGTGGCGGACATTGCATTTCGTGCATCGATGTTCTCAGGCTGGAAAATAAATATGAAATTGCCGGTATTCTCGATACTTTTGAAAAAGGAGGCACTGAAATGCTTGGCATTAAGGTAATCGGAACAGATGATGATATTCCCATGCTAGCTGCTAAATACAGGAATTTTCTTATAACAATAGGTCAGATTAAGTCTCCTGAAAAGCGTGTAAAAATATTCGAACTGGTAAAAAATTACAATGGTAGTTTACCTGTCATTATCAGTCCCCGCGCCTATGTGAGCGCTTCTGCAATAATTGAGGAGGGAACAATTGTAATGCATGACTCGTTAATCAATGCCAGGGCGCAAATCGGTAAAAACTGTATTATTAACACTGGTGCACTGATTGAGCACGAAGCTATTGTAGGCGATAACTGTCATATTTCAACACAATCAGTAATAAACGGACAGGTTATTGTTGGAAATAATTCGTTTGTCGGCAGTAATTCTGTAATTGCAAATAATATTTCATTGCCTGAAAATATTATTGTTGCAGCAGGGGCTTGCATTCTGAAAAATCCAGATGAGCCAGGTTTATATATTGGAAATCCTGCTCGAAAAGTTCTCAAATCATGA
- the neuB gene encoding N-acetylneuraminate synthase produces MMKTTIIAEAGVNHNGDFELAKKLVFAAAEAGADYVKFQTFKADRIASKSATKADYQERNMSNGNVSQLSLLKQLEMPEDWHYKLIDLAIKYGIKFLSTGFDQESIDFLDKLGSPLFKIPSGEITNKPYLQHIAKKQKPVILSTGMANLEEIKAAVNVLQLNGVPKNNITVLHCNTEYPTPMEDVNLMAMITIRNSLGVKVGYSDHTLGYEVPIAAVSLGATVIEKHFTLDCNLSGPDHKASLEPGDLKAMIKAIRNIELVLSGDGVKEPSRSEQKNILVVRKSIVAAKQINKGEIFTSENITVKRPGSGISPMLWDEIIGKKASRNFEYDDLIEL; encoded by the coding sequence ATCATGAAAACTACTATTATTGCGGAAGCCGGTGTTAATCACAACGGTGATTTTGAACTGGCAAAGAAGTTAGTTTTTGCTGCAGCTGAAGCTGGAGCTGATTATGTCAAGTTTCAAACATTCAAAGCAGACAGAATTGCTAGTAAATCAGCAACAAAGGCTGATTATCAGGAAAGAAATATGAGCAATGGGAATGTATCTCAACTTTCATTACTTAAACAGCTTGAGATGCCTGAAGATTGGCATTATAAATTAATTGACTTAGCAATTAAGTATGGCATAAAATTCTTATCTACTGGATTTGATCAGGAAAGCATAGATTTTTTAGACAAACTGGGCTCTCCACTATTTAAAATTCCATCAGGGGAAATTACCAACAAGCCTTATCTTCAACATATTGCAAAAAAGCAGAAACCGGTCATTTTATCAACGGGAATGGCCAATCTGGAAGAAATAAAAGCAGCAGTAAACGTTCTGCAATTAAATGGTGTTCCTAAAAACAACATTACTGTTTTACATTGTAATACTGAGTATCCAACACCAATGGAAGATGTCAATCTTATGGCAATGATTACAATCAGAAACAGTTTAGGTGTAAAAGTTGGATATTCCGATCATACACTTGGCTATGAGGTTCCAATTGCAGCTGTGTCATTAGGTGCTACCGTAATTGAGAAACATTTTACACTGGATTGCAATCTTTCTGGACCAGATCATAAAGCATCTTTAGAACCTGGTGACCTGAAAGCAATGATAAAAGCAATTAGGAACATTGAGCTTGTTCTCTCAGGGGATGGTGTAAAGGAACCCAGCAGAAGCGAACAAAAGAATATATTGGTTGTTCGTAAGAGTATTGTTGCCGCAAAACAGATAAATAAAGGTGAGATATTTACAAGTGAGAATATTACAGTAAAGAGACCAGGCTCTGGAATAAGCCCTATGCTGTGGGATGAAATAATTGGTAAAAAAGCTTCAAGAAATTTTGAATATGATGATTTAATTGAACTATAA